The following is a genomic window from Fusarium verticillioides 7600 chromosome 5, whole genome shotgun sequence.
TAAACTTGAACGCGCTCAGACCTGCCACACTCCAAAGGACGATAGACATGTAGATGTTGGATCGGCTCAGCTGTTCCGCTTCATGGTCCTTATCCTTGTTGGGGCTGATTCGATCCAGACCTGCAGAGCTCAGAACAAGCGCTGCCAGTCCAAAGTTTGACACCATCCAGATGAGAACGACGCCAGTGCGAACACCTCTGTAGTAGTccatttgcttctcctggagCTGGCTGGGAGTGGGGGCAGTCTTGACCTCAACATGCTTCTGTGAAAAGACAGCAAGTTCTCGTTGATATTGTGCGTTCAAGTCTCCTTCGTCAGGCAGATCCGTTTTTCCAGTACcgtccttggtgttgaccgaaggaagcttctcaaccttgtcgtCACCCTTAGTACCCCAAGAAACATCGTGCGTGTTGCAGAAGGCGTAGACGTTTAGAACATTTGTAAAGGTTGGCGTGAGAAGCATGTACTGGACCAAAGAGGTAGCCATATGCCAGGGATCCAACATGATCAGCGAAGCGATCAGCCAGATACCAAACGTGGACATGACCGAGATGATAAGCATGTAAaagaccttgttcttgaagatctctGAAAAATTAAAGCCGTTTGAGTCGTTAACGTCGGCAATGATAGATTTGACAGCGATGAAAATAGCAGCGAACAATAGATAGCTGGTCGGTTGTTAGTGTCAAGCAGCAAAAAGAATTTCAGTGAACTTACATCATGATCATAGCCCAGAACCAACACATGGCGGTATAGAGCCTACCGGAACCTGCTGGTCGATTGCCTAGAGATAAGACGAAGCAAGTAATCAAGAATACACCGTAGAGCCATGTGAATACGACACCCAGAATTTCTCCTGTCCGCCCCAGTAACGAATCATCTCCCAAACTGGTTGTGAGAATCTTGAAaacgaggaagaagttaCCAATAGCAAACCAAGCGAAGATCATGTTGAtagtgttgaagatgaattcgatgaagaaggcaaacTTTCGCAAGAAAGTGTGATCAGATCggaggaagtcgaggaagTGAACAATAGCGTAGATGGCAGCGAAGAAAGAACCGTTGAGCCAACGGCGACGTTGGAGGACAAGCTCAGTAACTGTATCGGGAACATCGGTCTCGCCAGTAGCTGACTTGACGTACTGCAGGATCCAATGGCAATTACGCTTGGTGACCAGCTCGAAGCAAAGAATACGATCTTCGGCAAGATACATATTGGACTCGAAAAGACCAGCATCGCTTCCACCGTGGAGCGTCTCACCTAAGAAGTACTTCTCGAGAGGTCCCTTTCCGTTCTTATCGTTCTGAAGAGCGACATATCGGTAGGCTGAGAAGGCACCAGGCAACACAGAGATAAAACCGAAAGCGGACTCCAATGGCTTATCGAGAATGTTGCTCATCTTGTACTCAAAGTTTTGAGCAGCGACGAGCGGGTTGAGAAGGTATTTTCCACCAGTACCCAACATAGCCTTGATCTCACCGCAAGCACCACCACACATGGGCTCGAGATCAAAGGCCTTCCAGAGATGGTAAATTGAACTTCCACCGGGTCGAGTACCCGCATCGAGAAGCACACAAATGTTAGGGTCCAGGACTCTACCAAAGGCCGTAAAAAACCATCTATGTGAGTTAATCTTCTTGGcgttcttctccttcaaacAGAACAGCATTTGAACTGGTTGACGTCGGTGAACGAGCTGGACAACGTCGTTCTTGATCTGAAGGTGAGTTTGCGTTGTGTATTCGTAAATATGGGCTGTGACATCCTTGCCGTTGACCTGCTGCTTAGCGATACCCTCTTGGTATACACCCATACCGGCCAGAAGAGCCTTGGTTCTAGGGTTGATCTTGGAACGACCATCACTGACGACACAGACGACGATCTTCTTCCACGCGTCTTTACCCCATGTCTTACTGTTGGGACGGTTACACATGTACTCGATGTTCTTGAAAACACCGGTCATGGTTCGGGCAAACAAAATATCGTCCTCGTTATACATTGTCACGACAATGAACAGCTCGGTATGGCGGGGCTTTGTGAAGAGCCTCTGTCGCAGTGTGAAGTCGTGGTCGTAGAAGTCATTGGGATCGCAAGTCGCAGCGGAATATCGCATGTGTGTGAACTCATCACGCTCTCCGTGGGGGTTCTGTTGCAGCAGAACTGGAGGAACAGGACAATCCAGGACCAGGTTACCGCGGTACAAGAGAACTTGCTTGACGGTTTTCCAGCGCTTGATTCCACCACCTTGTTGCGGTTGGTCTTGATATGGTTCGCTTGGCGCATCTGATGGTTGGTGTTGCAGCATAGGCCTGTGGTCATCGTAGGGTTGATCGTACTCTTGGTCGTAGCTCTGATCGTAgggttgctgctgaggacgAGGCTCGTAAGGTTGGTTGTAGTAGGCATCGTGATGCGCTTCAGGGTTTACAGCGTAATCACCAGGAGGTCCGTAGCCTGACAAATTGTCGACAGATTGCTGCGACAAAGTCAGTTTAATTTTTGATAACACGTGCGCCATGTTGAATACGGCGAGTAAGACTTACAGCTGCATTGAGGTTCAGATGATCGCTTGGAGTAGGTAGCCGGTGCGGGTCGGGGCCCGAGGGCATATGAAGGTGCTGTTGGGAAGGGCCATACTGTCCATATCGGCCATCGTCGAAGGGATTATCGTCGAGCTGGTAGCCTTGCTGGAGCGGCTGGCCTGGCGAAGGCGTCCGGTGAGGATGTggatgttgctgaggctgtgCCCCGTAGCGAGGATCCATCTCGTTGTTATAGTAATCGTCGTCTGAAGGCAATTGGAGTTAGACTTATAGGTTCAAGAGtatgcttgttgttgattgagttgGTAACTGGAGTGAAAGACGACGTGAGTGGGCGAAGGTAAATAGACTTGCGAATGGGGCCTCGGCGATGCGCAAAGAGACGCAGCAGCAATGAACCTTATTATCACCACGAGGAAAGTTTGATagcaggtgatgatgataagatTATAGCCACTTTGTCAGGTCTGAACTTTGCCGAGTATCAAGAGCGAAGAGGCGAACAGATGCCGAATCGCAAtgtaatgcaatgcaattCTAACGGGCCAGGGGTGTTtaagagggagggaggggtaTGTCTCGACTGTCTCATATTGAGGGAGAGAAAGGGGcagatgacgatgatcaaAGGAACTTAATGGGAAGGGATAAAGGTGGTTGGTTGTATGTACTTGCCTAGGCGATTATACGACATGATTGCGGTTGTTTATGCGCACGAGAGGCGCTATACACATAAAGATTTTGAAGTGTGTATTATTTGGTTGGCGGTTACAGTTGCGCAAAAGATGGTTTATGGTTGAatgtcgctgtcgctgttgctgttgctgttgcgcTGGTGGTTGCCCCGGGTTTCGGTTCCCACTCTCTAAAGACCAAGGAACCGCGGGCGGGCGACAAGTCCAGTGTTTGTGAGGCCTGAGTGACGTTATGCGACGATGCACAGACGCAGGAGAAGCGACTATAAATGCGCCAACGAATGATACTGTGAAACGAATGCACAGTAGTATGTAGGTagacaaagaggagagagaacAAAAATAAAGAGATGGTTGcacaagaaagaaaaaagattCTGGTTCGGTTTCAAAGCTGACGAAAACCAATGTCAGTCCAGTGTCAATCAATGTCTGACTGCAGCcgcagaagcagagcaaaTGACAGGGATCGGATCAAGCGCTAGGTCGCTATGTAGCTAAACCTCCAACTGCAAGATGCGAGGAGAGCGAACAAAAGTCTGCAGGTGGCTAACAGTTGCGTCTGGTCTGTGGCTCGGCTGCTCGATATGCGCGTCCCCTTCTGCGAATGAATGATCAAAacccttgtccttgtcttgGCAGATCCGTTTACTCCGTTCAAATCCAAGGACCGAGGAGTTGGAGGGTCCAACTTGGCGTGCTCGAGAGCAACGGTCTCTGTGTTTCACACTCTGCCCGAGTGGGATAGTAAAGGATGATCCTCCACTGACCCAGTGACGGATAAGGGTATGATTGAGCGAGTGACGTTGgtttggggggggggggggtggGCTCGCATCCATGTATCCTCAAGTGTATCGGCGTCAAACTCATGCctgatggagaagaagcttgtgcttTGCGTCTTGATAGGGCGCCGCATGGTAACTTACGCTCATACATTGGGAATAACGAATCTCCGACTATGACTCGCCGCTTGCTAGTAGCCATNNNNNNNNNNNNNNNNNNNNNNNNNNNNNNNNNNNNNNNNNNNNNNNNNNNNNNNNNNNNNNNNNNNNNNNNNNNNNNNNNNNNNNNNNNNNNNNNNNNNNNNNNNNNNNNNNNNNNNNNNNNNNNNNNNNNNNNNNNNNNNNNNNNNNNNNNNNNNNNNNNNNNNaattatatttttttttaaaaatTGCAGTTATTTCCAAGGGCCGCTCGGCTTGAACCGCAGGTGGCAGGGGGGGTCTCTGTCTGTCCAGTCCTGGAGGAAATGATGAAGTGCAAAAGAGAaatgagagagaatgaatgaatatcGACGAGAGGCAGGTCAAGTGGTTATACAAAGAGGCTGACTTCACTTGAATCCTAGTTACAGCTGAAGCTTGCAAGCTACTACTACTGCACAatagcttgtcttgtctcatcACGCCTCAGCCCGATTACCCTTCTGTCAGCCCAGCCGCAGCTTAGATCCATCCTCCAATTCCTCTCGCAGTCTAGTCCCAAGCCGCGCCTCCGCCAAATATCCAGCCCAGAAAGATCCAGCCAGGCCTAACCTCGCGCCTTTCAAGCCTCCAGATAGAATGTGCCTTTCAGCTGCACCCACAAGGCTCTCTCGTGCGACACAATCATCGCATcctgctgttgagcttgaggagacTAGGGAGACTTAACCAATCGCCCAACGCTGACTAGCCCAAGCCTCTCTCGCCCGAGCAGCGTTAACCTGCTTACAGACAGTCGCATGCAGCCCTAAGTTAGATGGAAGCACAGTAATCACATCTGGGTCCCGTCCCTCCACTGTTACTGTtttctgctgttgctgatgcaGCCAGTATCCGTACCTGATCAGCAGAAATCCAAAAATATCTCCAATGGTACATGAATCGCCACAGTTTGAATGCTCCTTGGCTCTTGGCTGGTTCATCAGTCAGGTTTAGAAATGCCGCAGTCTCACAGTAAATTGACTGCGCCACGACCTGTCAATAAGAACCTCGCATCTGACAAGACCTCGGATTCAGATCGTTACGAATTCATACACGTATTTTCGGatttgccatcatctcttcATATTCCCGTTTGGCTTTCTCTCCGAACTGTTGGACTGTGTGCCTCCATTCCGTTCGATCTTGGCAGATACAGCACATGACCCTCTTCCTGTAATGTGTATCCGTAGCTGAAAAATAACCCGCTGGAGGTGGAGATGACCAACCTAACTCGAAATAGCTTAATCCAACGGTACAAACCTTTTGTCTTTTCCCACGACCATCTTGACAACCCTTCAATATACATAAGGGATGCGGTACAGGAACGGGAGaaagttaattaataatTAACCAGCGCAAGTACCCAACCATAACAAAGGTTCATCATTTTCGAACAAGCTCGGCACTTTCATCGGTCATCAGCCCTGAAATTGGTTGGTCCGGGTATCGCTTCAGTCTGATGAAGATACAATTAAATTGTGTCCTAGCCTTTGGGGTCTCATAGCGTATATGAACTTCGGTGTCGTTCTGAGGACTTTTCGAGAGATTACCTTCTATAAAGTCTCCTCTTCCGTATACACAACAGAGTTGAGTCATACGTTGTAGTGTTTGGTTGGAGGTGTACCACCGTTCTCATGGCTGCACCTGTCTTTGAGCATAAACCTGGTGATAACCCGGGTATGCTTGGGCACCCCGTTGCAGCCATCGACTTCATACTTGTGTAGCCAGACTTTAGAAATTCTTCGCTACTAGATACTGGCTTTATTTGCTAGCATTACACTTGAACTCCGCCTTACGGATCGACGAGAGCTGTCCTTAGAGCTTGCACCACCTCTTGTGCAGAGCTATACTCAAAATTCCTTAACTTCTTGATAACATCCTTGACAGGGTTACTGTCACCAACGTATGGATACTCTCCGTCCATAAGTTTCTGCTGGAGTTCTTCTATCTCTATTGGCCCATAAGGAACAGTCCATCCTGTGATCTGACAAATTGCAGTACCAAGCGCAAACAGTTCCTTTTCGAGCATACTTCGGAGAATAGAGTCTCCTTCTGGTCCTGATACCCAACAACAAGGTTCACATGTAAAGAGAAGCTCGGGGAACTTGCCCTTCAGAGTCGAGCCGGCAAAATCACAGAGTTTGATGtgaagatcatcaaacacAAGAACATTTCGAGGCGAGACGTCGCCCCAAATGACCCCGCGATCATGGATATACTGCAAAGCCTCCGTAAAGTCGATGGCTACCTGCAAGCGGCGAGTCATTGTCGGAGATTCGTTCTTCCCAATGTACTCCCGTAAGTTACCATGCGGCGCCCTCTCAAGACGCAaagcccaagcttcttctccatcagGCATGAGTTCGACACCGATACACTTGAGGATACATGGATGTGAGCCGAGAGCTTCATATATGGCAGCTTCACGCTTGAATAAGTTGCTCGTATCTTCAGCAAATGCGGCGTGGTCGTACATTTCACCGTCTGACCAAAATCCAGCGGCCTTCAGAGCGGACTTGGAGTTGCCCTTCTCTGTGTATACGATGCTGAGGCCTGTTCGGCCGAGGGGCTCGAGTCTGGCCCTGATGGCATGGGCTGCTTCCCGATCCGAGAGGCGTATTCTGAAATTACGTAGATCGATTCAGAAATTCCAGAGTAAGGCCAGAAACGGCAGTGTCGAGAAGAAACATATCACAGTGAGTATCTTAGACAGCTCACAATTGCACAAGCAGGAAATGTTCTAGCGGTAGATGGTGCGGGGAAGTTTAAGCTTAATTCTTATTCCATTGTCATGTCTCCCAGCGAACAAGTAGGCACGAGTATAACAACTCAGATATACATAATGGTCACTTAAAAGTGAAACTTGTCACTCTAATAGAGTGCCTGTACATCTGTTTCTCAAAATATTGTAATATCtagccatcttggccaggCAGCCTAGCCAAGCACTAGCAGCAGCGTATTATTGAACGCCGAAGCGCCGTCCTCTCAATGCTGAGGCGACTAATGTCCGTCCCATATACGAATATCCCATAACGAATAACTGATCAGCCAGGCAATAAATTAATGCAAGCCGTGGGAAACACTTAAATTAGCCAGGGCGCCTTGGTCACAAGAGGTCTCAGAGACACAGTCGTCAGCCAATACAATGCAGGTTCGGTCCGTCCCTTGTTGGCTGCGGCTGAAGTTCCAGCATACCTGATCCTTGTGCCAAGATAACTTGTTCCGCACCAGATATGAACGTTGTCACTGTATTAGCCAATGATGTTTCAGCGGGCATGCAAGTTGTTTGTCCAATTCCGCTCTCTCAAGTGTTCGCTTCGAGagtcgacatcttcaacgccagCATTTCAACGACTGATGATAGAATATGCTTCACTGTAAGGCCTACTTACTATTTATTTTCTCATTTATCCCTTGCATATTGTCTAAGTTTCCACTGCCGGCTCTAAATGCCACTCAAGCATCCTCCCACTCATCCAGGCACCTTGCAGG
Proteins encoded in this region:
- a CDS encoding chitin synthase 3, encoding MSYNRLDDDYYNNEMDPRYGAQPQQHPHPHRTPSPGQPLQQGYQLDDNPFDDGRYGQYGPSQQHLHMPSGPDPHRLPTPSDHLNLNAAQSVDNLSGYGPPGDYAVNPEAHHDAYYNQPYEPRPQQQPYDQSYDQEYDQPYDDHRPMLQHQPSDAPSEPYQDQPQQGGGIKRWKTVKQVLLYRGNLVLDCPVPPVLLQQNPHGERDEFTHMRYSAATCDPNDFYDHDFTLRQRLFTKPRHTELFIVVTMYNEDDILFARTMTGVFKNIEYMCNRPNSKTWGKDAWKKIVVCVVSDGRSKINPRTKALLAGMGVYQEGIAKQQVNGKDVTAHIYEYTTQTHLQIKNDVVQLVHRRQPVQMLFCLKEKNAKKINSHRWFFTAFGRVLDPNICVLLDAGTRPGGSSIYHLWKAFDLEPMCGGACGEIKAMLGTGGKYLLNPLVAAQNFEYKMSNILDKPLESAFGFISVLPGAFSAYRYVALQNDKNGKGPLEKYFLGETLHGGSDAGLFESNMYLAEDRILCFELVTKRNCHWILQYVKSATGETDVPDTVTELVLQRRRWLNGSFFAAIYAIVHFLDFLRSDHTFLRKFAFFIEFIFNTINMIFAWFAIGNFFLVFKILTTSLGDDSLLGRTGEILGVVFTWLYGVFLITCFVLSLGNRPAGSGRLYTAMCWFWAMIMIYLLFAAIFIAVKSIIADVNDSNGFNFSEIFKNKVFYMLIISVMSTFGIWLIASLIMLDPWHMATSLVQYMLLTPTFTNVLNVYAFCNTHDVSWGTKGDDKVEKLPSVNTKDGTGKTDLPDEGDLNAQYQRELAVFSQKHVEVKTAPTPSQLQEKQMDYYRGVRTGVVLIWMVSNFGLAALVLSSAGLDRISPNKDKDHEAEQLSRSNIYMSIVLWSVAGLSAFKFIGAMWFLVVRMFRGV
- a CDS encoding chitin synthase 3; translated protein: MDPRYGAQPQQHPHPHRTPSPGQPLQQGYQLDDNPFDDGRYGQYGPSQQHLHMPSGPDPHRLPTPSDHLNLNAAQSVDNLSGYGPPGDYAVNPEAHHDAYYNQPYEPRPQQQPYDQSYDQEYDQPYDDHRPMLQHQPSDAPSEPYQDQPQQGGGIKRWKTVKQVLLYRGNLVLDCPVPPVLLQQNPHGERDEFTHMRYSAATCDPNDFYDHDFTLRQRLFTKPRHTELFIVVTMYNEDDILFARTMTGVFKNIEYMCNRPNSKTWGKDAWKKIVVCVVSDGRSKINPRTKALLAGMGVYQEGIAKQQVNGKDVTAHIYEYTTQTHLQIKNDVVQLVHRRQPVQMLFCLKEKNAKKINSHRWFFTAFGRVLDPNICVLLDAGTRPGGSSIYHLWKAFDLEPMCGGACGEIKAMLGTGGKYLLNPLVAAQNFEYKMSNILDKPLESAFGFISVLPGAFSAYRYVALQNDKNGKGPLEKYFLGETLHGGSDAGLFESNMYLAEDRILCFELVTKRNCHWILQYVKSATGETDVPDTVTELVLQRRRWLNGSFFAAIYAIVHFLDFLRSDHTFLRKFAFFIEFIFNTINMIFAWFAIGNFFLVFKILTTSLGDDSLLGRTGEILGVVFTWLYGVFLITCFVLSLGNRPAGSGRLYTAMCWFWAMIMIYLLFAAIFIAVKSIIADVNDSNGFNFSEIFKNKVFYMLIISVMSTFGIWLIASLIMLDPWHMATSLVQYMLLTPTFTNVLNVYAFCNTHDVSWGTKGDDKVEKLPSVNTKDGTGKTDLPDEGDLNAQYQRELAVFSQKHVEVKTAPTPSQLQEKQMDYYRGVRTGVVLIWMVSNFGLAALVLSSAGLDRISPNKDKDHEAEQLSRSNIYMSIVLWSVAGLSAFKFIGAMWFLVVRMFRGV
- a CDS encoding TKL protein kinase, which encodes MFLLDTAVSGLTLEFLNRSTARLEPLGRTGLSIVYTEKGNSKSALKAAGFWSDGEMYDHAAFAEDTSNLFKREAAIYEALGSHPCILKCIGVELMPDGEEAWALRLERAPHGNLREYIGKNESPTMTRRLQVAIDFTEALQYIHDRGVIWGDVSPRNVLVFDDLHIKLCDFAGSTLKGKFPELLFTCEPCCWVSGPEGDSILRSMLEKELFALGTAICQITGWTVPYGPIEIEELQQKLMDGEYPYVGDSNPVKDVIKKLRNFEYSSAQEVVQALRTALVDP